Proteins encoded within one genomic window of Hevea brasiliensis isolate MT/VB/25A 57/8 chromosome 8, ASM3005281v1, whole genome shotgun sequence:
- the LOC110653558 gene encoding coronatine-insensitive protein 1 has product MEEENQNSKSNRTNCSSSMSDVVLGCVMPYIHDPRDRDAVSLVCRRWYELDALTRKHITIAFCYTTSPDRLRRRFKHLESLKLKGKPRAAMFNLIPEDWGGFVTPWVNEIAESFNCLKSLHFRRMIVTDSDLEVLAKSRGRVLQVFKLDKCSGFSTDGLLHVGRLCRQLRTLFLEESSILEKDGYWLHELALNNTVLETLNLYMTDLNKVRFEDLELIAKNCRNLVSVKISDCEILDLVRFFHTAAALEEFCGGSFNDMPDKYSAVTFPQKLCRLGLTYMGKNEMPIVFPFASLLKKLDLLYALLDTEDHCLLIQKCFNLEVLETRNVIGDRGLEVLASSCRRLKRLRIELGADAQGMEDEEGVVSQRGLIALAQGCLELEYMAVYVSDITNVALEHIGAHLRNLNDFRLVLLDREERITDLPLDNGVRSLLRQCKKLRRFALYLRPGGLTDVGLGYIGQYSINVRWMLLRYVGESDEGLLEFSKGCPSLQKLEMRGCCFTESALARAVMQLTSLRYLWVQGYRASSSNPGRDLSAMVRPFWNIELIPPRKVVVVNQVGEDVVVEQPAHILAYYSLAGPRTDFPNSVVPLDLVGLVAT; this is encoded by the exons ATGGAAGAGGAGAATCAGAACAGTAAAAGCAATAGAACGAATTGCAGTAGCAGTATGTCCGATGTCGTTTTAGGCTGCGTGATGCCCTACATCCACGACCCACGGGACCGCGATGCCGTTTCACTGGTTTGCCGCCGGTGGTATGAGCTTGATGCCCTTACACGAAAGCATATAACCATCGCTTTCTGTTATACCACAAGCCCGGATCGGCTACGACGTCGCTTCAAGCACCTCGAATCCTTGAAGCTGAAAGGGAAGCCGAGGGCTGCTATGTTTAATTTAATACCGGAGGATTGGGGAGGCTTCGTTACTCCCTGGGTTAATGAAATTGCGGAATCGTTTAATTGCTTGAAATCCCTTCACTTTAGACGCATGATTGTGACGGATTCGGATCTGGAGGTTCTCGCTAAGTCTCGCGGCCGGGTTCTACAGGTGTTTAAGCTTGATAAGTGTTCTGGGTTTTCTACCGATGGGCTTTTACACGTGGGTCGCCTGTGCAG GCAACTAAGAACATTATTTTTGGAAGAGAGTTCGATTCTTGAGAAAGATGGTTACTGGCTACATGAGCTTGCCTTGAATAATACGGTTCTTGAGACTCTAAATTTATACATGACGGACCTCAATAAAGTCAGATTTGAAGACCTTGAACTCATAGCCAAAAACTGTCGCAACTTAGTCTCTGTCAAGATTAGTGATTGTGAAATTTTGGATCTTGTTCGTTTCTTTCATACTGCAGCTGCTCTAGAAGAATTTTGTGGGGGTTCCTTCAATGATATGCCAGACAAGTATTCTGCTGTGACATTTCCCCAAAAATTGTGTCGTTTGGGTCTAACCTATATGGGGAAAAATGAAATGCCGATAGTGTTCCCTTTTGCATCCCTGCTTAAAAAGTTGGATCTCCTCTATGCATTGCTTGACACAGAGGACCATTGTCTTCTAATTCAAAAATGCTTCAACTTAGAAGTTCTTGAG ACAAGAAATGTTATTGGAGATCGAGGGTTGGAAGTTCTTGCTTCAAGTTGTAGGCGACTAAAGAGGCTTAGAATTGAGCTTGGTGCTGATGCGCAGGGAATGGAGGATGAAGAAGGTGTAGTTTCACAAAGAGGATTAATTGCTTTGGCTCAGGGTTGCCTAGAACTGGAGTACATGGCTGTTTATGTTTCTGACATTACAAATGTAGCTTTAGAACATATTGGTGCTCATTTAAGGAACTTGAATGATTTTCGATTGGTCTTGCTCGACCGAGAAGAGAGGATAACAGACCTACCACTCGACAACGGAGTTCGATCTCTATTGAGGCAATGTAAGAAGCTTCGAAGGTTTGCTCTGTATCTTCGACCGGGGGGTTTGACTGATGTGGGTCTTGGTTATATTGGGCAGTACAGTATAAATGTGAGATGGATGCTTTTGCGTTATGTTGGGGAGTCTGATGAAGGGCTTTTGGAATTTTCTAAAGGATGTCCTAGTCTTCAAAAACTAGAAATGAGGGGCTGTTGCTTCACTGAGAGTGCACTGGCCAGAGCTGTGATGCAACTGACTTCTTTGAGGTATTTGTGGGTGCAAGGTTACAGAGCATCATCATCCAATCCAGGTCGCGATCTTTCAGCAATGGTTCGCCCCTTTTGGAACATCGAGTTGATTCCTCCTAGAAAGGTTGTGGTGGTTAATCAGGTTGGAGAGGATGTTGTTGTTGAGCAGCCAGCCCATATACTTGCATATTACTCCCTTGCTGGACCAAGAACAGATTTTCCTAACTCTGTTGTCCCCTTGGATTTGGTGGGGTTAGTTGCCACGTAG